One Mycolicibacterium sarraceniae genomic window carries:
- a CDS encoding APC family permease: MTQELEAPASAQRDKLLTTELVPEQVLPKVMTTFGLTATYVFIICWITGSSIMAAGGWTAIPMWILGILTFLIPAGMAVAELGNLWPGEGGVYIWATRTMGETWGFIGGYLSWIPVVLNSASSPAIILQFLLLAFHAELGLTLSIILQVALLWAVVGLALAKLAANQRIMSGVFIVYAVLTAVIFISGIIYAVNNGSAQEFTAHAALVPDFAGAGFLYGTVLLYLVGVETPYNMGAEFLSVRKSGPKMMVYGSIALILIYLLTTLGTIMVLPADQVNPVTGVIGMLGTAAPTGVMEVAAVVLACIVFVALMSYQVTYSRLVFVSGLERHLPRVFTHLNPRTRNPVTAILIQGVLSSLLIVGLYSQSSMANVTVFLQGGLSIAWLISGFFFLVPVIIARKKYADRYAAEKFWRIPGGTVGVWIVVVIGSVGTIGGIYYSFAKSWIADVPDSTWMTWTGSIAAGMFALGVIVYIFGRRSARKMTQEDALAHLAVLDLKKSETPSPEAV, from the coding sequence ATGACGCAAGAACTCGAGGCGCCAGCGTCGGCCCAGCGCGACAAGCTTCTGACCACAGAGCTCGTCCCTGAGCAGGTGCTGCCCAAGGTGATGACAACCTTCGGCCTCACGGCCACCTACGTTTTCATTATTTGCTGGATCACCGGCTCGTCGATCATGGCGGCCGGTGGATGGACCGCGATCCCGATGTGGATTCTCGGCATCCTCACGTTCCTGATCCCGGCGGGTATGGCGGTCGCCGAACTGGGCAACCTGTGGCCCGGTGAAGGCGGTGTGTACATCTGGGCCACCCGAACCATGGGTGAGACGTGGGGATTCATCGGCGGTTACCTGTCGTGGATCCCCGTAGTGCTCAACTCCGCTTCGTCGCCGGCGATCATCCTGCAGTTCCTGCTGCTGGCCTTCCACGCTGAGCTCGGCCTGACGCTCAGCATCATTCTGCAGGTGGCGCTGCTGTGGGCCGTGGTGGGCTTGGCGCTGGCCAAACTCGCGGCCAACCAGCGCATCATGAGCGGCGTCTTCATCGTGTACGCAGTCTTGACCGCCGTCATCTTCATTTCGGGCATCATCTACGCGGTCAACAACGGCTCGGCCCAGGAGTTCACCGCGCACGCCGCACTGGTGCCCGATTTCGCCGGTGCCGGCTTCCTGTACGGCACCGTGCTGCTCTACCTGGTCGGTGTCGAGACGCCGTACAACATGGGCGCGGAGTTCCTTTCGGTGCGCAAGAGCGGTCCGAAGATGATGGTGTACGGGTCGATTGCGCTGATCCTCATCTACCTGTTGACCACGCTGGGCACCATTATGGTGCTGCCTGCCGACCAGGTGAACCCGGTAACCGGGGTCATCGGCATGCTCGGCACCGCCGCGCCCACGGGCGTGATGGAGGTGGCGGCTGTCGTGTTGGCCTGCATCGTCTTCGTGGCGTTGATGAGCTACCAGGTCACCTACTCGCGACTGGTCTTCGTCTCCGGTCTGGAGCGTCACCTGCCGCGGGTCTTCACTCACCTCAATCCGCGCACCCGCAACCCGGTGACGGCGATCCTCATCCAGGGCGTGCTGTCGTCGCTGCTCATCGTGGGGCTGTACTCCCAGAGCAGCATGGCCAACGTCACCGTGTTCCTGCAGGGCGGGTTGTCCATCGCCTGGTTGATCTCGGGGTTCTTCTTCCTGGTCCCGGTCATCATCGCCCGCAAGAAGTACGCCGACCGCTATGCGGCAGAGAAGTTCTGGCGTATCCCCGGCGGTACGGTGGGCGTCTGGATCGTCGTCGTCATCGGCTCGGTGGGCACCATCGGTGGTATCTACTACTCGTTCGCCAAGTCGTGGATCGCCGATGTGCCCGACAGCACCTGGATGACGTGGACGGGCAGCATCGCGGCGGGCATGTTCGCCCTCGGCGTTATCGTCTACATCTTCGGTCGCCGCTCAGCGCGCAAGATGACCCAAGAGGATGCACTGGCCCACCTGGCCGTGCTGGATCTCAAGAAATCCGAAACCCCCAGCCCCGAGGCGGTTTAG
- a CDS encoding ABC transporter ATP-binding protein: MTAVEDATPDLIPSPEPSPVIEISDVWKLHKLGDEVVKALIAAELTVMPGEFVCLMGPSGSGKSTLLNIIGGLDRPTKGSVLIAGRDTAKLTESQFASLRHDTIGFIFQSYNLIPFLSAVENVELPLMFEPYDRKALRQRALELLDLVGLSHRVHHQPTKMSGGEQQRTAIARSLISSPTLVLADEPTANLDHRTGETVVRMLRDLCSTLGVTVVASTHDPTVADEASRVVRMRDGQIIN, encoded by the coding sequence ATGACCGCAGTCGAAGACGCCACCCCGGACCTCATCCCGTCGCCAGAGCCGTCACCGGTGATCGAGATCAGTGATGTGTGGAAGCTGCACAAGCTCGGCGACGAGGTGGTCAAAGCTCTGATCGCCGCCGAATTGACGGTGATGCCGGGCGAATTCGTCTGCTTGATGGGGCCGAGTGGTAGCGGAAAGTCGACCCTGCTGAACATCATCGGCGGCCTGGACCGGCCGACCAAAGGCTCGGTGCTGATCGCCGGCCGCGACACCGCCAAACTGACCGAAAGCCAGTTCGCGTCGTTGCGCCACGACACGATCGGGTTCATCTTTCAGAGCTACAACCTGATCCCGTTCCTGTCGGCGGTCGAAAACGTCGAACTGCCCCTCATGTTCGAACCCTATGACCGTAAAGCGTTGCGCCAGCGGGCGCTGGAACTGCTCGACCTCGTCGGTCTGAGTCACCGCGTGCACCACCAACCGACCAAGATGTCCGGCGGTGAGCAGCAGCGCACCGCGATCGCGCGGTCGCTGATCAGCAGCCCGACGCTGGTCCTGGCCGATGAACCAACCGCAAATCTGGACCACCGCACGGGGGAGACGGTGGTGCGCATGCTGCGCGACCTGTGCTCGACGCTGGGCGTCACAGTCGTCGCGAGCACCCACGATCCCACGGTGGCCGACGAAGCGAGCCGTGTTGTCCGGATGCGAGACGGACAAATCATCAACTGA